A stretch of Gemmatimonadota bacterium DNA encodes these proteins:
- the arsS gene encoding arsenosugar biosynthesis radical SAM protein ArsS (Some members of this family are selenoproteins.): protein MALAAMDLMQIVGDDCKTDFASKLRDEQLELTRNRLDILQVNVGKLCNQACHHCHVDASPLRTEIMTRETIDHILLFLETSDIQTVDITGGAPELIPDFRYFVEQIRERGRRVMVRCNLTVIFESGQEDLPEFYREHEVELVCSLPCYLEENVDEQRGRGVFTKSIRALQILNEIGYAQPGTGLELHLVYNPVGASLPPPQAALEADYKEELKARYNIDFNKLYTITNMPISRFEEFLKRRGIYNSYMQTLQDNFNPHTIDNLMCRSLISVGWQGEVYDCDFNQMLDMHSFGREVKLWELSVEDLIGCNVRVQDHCFGCTAGAGSSCGGELV, encoded by the coding sequence ATGGCATTGGCAGCGATGGATTTGATGCAAATTGTGGGCGACGATTGCAAGACTGATTTTGCGAGCAAGCTGCGCGATGAACAATTGGAACTCACGCGCAATCGTTTGGATATTTTGCAGGTCAATGTCGGCAAATTGTGCAATCAAGCGTGTCATCACTGTCATGTAGATGCCAGCCCGCTCCGCACAGAGATCATGACCCGAGAGACCATTGACCATATTCTATTATTTCTCGAAACATCCGATATTCAGACAGTTGACATAACTGGTGGTGCACCTGAGTTAATTCCAGATTTTCGCTATTTTGTCGAACAAATACGCGAGCGAGGTCGTCGCGTGATGGTGCGCTGCAATTTAACCGTGATTTTTGAAAGCGGACAAGAAGACTTGCCCGAGTTTTATCGCGAGCACGAAGTTGAATTGGTGTGTTCGCTGCCGTGTTATCTCGAAGAAAATGTGGATGAACAACGCGGGCGCGGTGTTTTCACGAAAAGCATACGGGCATTGCAGATTCTCAACGAAATTGGATATGCACAACCTGGCACGGGATTGGAACTCCACCTGGTCTATAATCCCGTTGGCGCGTCTTTACCCCCTCCGCAAGCCGCACTCGAAGCCGATTACAAAGAAGAGCTAAAAGCCCGCTACAACATCGATTTTAATAAGCTCTACACCATTACCAATATGCCCATCAGCCGGTTTGAAGAATTTCTCAAACGCCGGGGCATTTACAACAGCTATATGCAGACTTTACAGGATAATTTTAATCCGCATACGATCGATAATTTGATGTGCCGTTCTCTAATTAGCGTTGGATGGCAAGGTGAGGTTTACGATTGTGATTTTAATCAAATGCTCGATATGCATTCTTTTGGGCGCGAAGTTAAACTCTGGGAACTGTCCGTTGAAGATCTGATCGGATGCAATGTGCGGGTGCAAGACCACTGCTTTGGATGTACTGCGGGTGCGGGCAGCAGTTGTGGAGGAGAGCTTGTGTGA